The genomic DNA TGGTTGCCGCCTGCTCATCAATATCTATGAGAGAACCAAGAATAGCTTGCCGAAATGAGAGGCAGTGAGTAACATAATGTTCTGAATCTGACATATCAGCAATAGATACCTGAACCATCAAAGCCGTCATGAAGAAGAGGAGGACCGGGTAGTTCATACTGGTTGTTTCAGCATCGGGATAAAAATTGTTTCCTGTTCTGATGCTTCTCACCGGTATTTCTGCTAACACTGATGTATCTTCTTTACCTTCTCCCAGGTCGGAATAATGAGAAACCTCTCGTCCATGCCCCGGACCATCCAGGTAAAATTCTTTTAAGGACTGCAAATGTTGTGGTATCCAGCTGGCGTATAGCCGGGCTGAAGGATCCATCATACCAACAATCGCTTTTGGATCAGCAGACTGTCCTTCAATATCAACCTTTATCATATCCTGATAGAATTCATGTATAATGGATCAGTCACAAGAGCCTGAGGACTATTACCCGGATCGGGCATGTTCATTATTATCTGATCCGGCACTTTATATCAATCGTGAACTCTCCTGGATACGATTTAATCAGCATGTCCTGGACGAGGCAAAGGATCCGACACATCCCCTTCTGGAACGGATAAAATTCCTGGCCATCTTCGCCAATAATCTTGATGAATTCTTCATGGTCAGGGTATCCGGGCTGCATCATCAACTGGCAGAGGGTGTCCTAAAGCTACCTCCCGATGGCCTGACTACGATGGAGCAACTGGAGCGGATAAATAATGACCTTGTTCCCCTCCTGAAAGAGCAGACACGGGTATGGTCAGAGGAGATAATCCCCGCACTGCAGAAAGCGGGAATCATTATTCATTCCAGATTAACCCTTGATGGAACAAAGCGGAAACAACTTCGGAGATTCTTCTTCCGCGAGATATTTCCGGTATTGACACCACTCGCCTTTGACAAATCGCATCCATTCCCGTTTATATCCAACCTTGCACTCAATCTTGCAATTATCCTCAAACGTCCGGGATCACAGGAAGAACTATTTGCCAGGATAAAAATCCCGAATACCTTATTCCCCCGCCTGATTGAACTTCCCGCCGATCCAGACGGAAAAGATATCTCAGGAAGACAGGAGTTTATTTTCCTTGAAGATCTCATTGCAGATAATCTTGACCTCCTCTTTCCCGGGATGGAGATTGTGGCTGCGTACCCGTTCAGGGTGACCCGTGATGCGGATATTGAGATTGAAGAGGATGAAGCTGATGATCTTTTGAGTGCAGTCGAACAGTCGATCAGCAAACGGTGGATCGGAACCCCGGTCAGGATAGAGATAGCGGAGGATATGATGCCTGCTATCGTGGATATGATGGGGGCAAAACTTGCGAAATACCCACATATGTTCTACCGGGTCAGGGGACCGGTTGGTCTTGCAGATCTCTTCTGTATGATGAATATAGACCGGCCTGATTTGAAGGATACTCCATATGCCCCGTCTGTGCCTGACCGACTGGAGCGGGATCCTGATATCTTTCATGCTATAAAACAGCGGGATATTATTCTGTTCCATCCCTATGAGAGTTTTCAACCGGTGATTAAGTTTTTAGAGGCTGCTGCACATGATCCTGACGTTCTGGCTATTAAGATGACCCTGTACCGGACCGGGACAAACTCTCCAATCGTGCAGGCCCTGCTGGATGCCCGTGAACATGGAAAAGCAGTTTCTGTCCTGGTTGAACTGAAAGCCAGGTTTGATGAAGAGAATAATATCGGGTGGGCACGGGCACTTGAACGGGCAGGTGCTCATGTGGTATTTGGGATCATGGGGCTGAAGGTCCATGCAAAACTCTGCCTCGTGGTCAGAAAAGAGAAGAGCGGGATTGTCAGGTATGTACATATGAGCTCAGGAAACTACAATGCCGTAACCGCCAAGATATACACCGATATTGGGCTTTTCACCACAAATGAAGAGATTGCATCAGATGTTTCCCATCTCTTTAATGTCCTGACCGGATATTCACAGTTTAGTGCCTACCATCATCTCCTCGTGGCTCCCGGCGGGATTAAAAAAGGGATAACAAGGCTTATTGAACAGGAGATTGAGCGGCAGAAGGAACATGGAGATGGCAGGATTATCTTTAAGTTAAACGCTCTTCAGGATGCAGGAATTATCCGTACACTCTACCGGGCATCACAGGAGGGAGTGAAGATTCATCTGCAGGTCAGAGGGATCTGTTGTTTGCGGCCGGGGATTGAAGGAATATCCGACAATATAACTGTCACCACCATTGTAGGGAGATTTCTGGAGCATACACGGATATACTACTTCCATAATGGAGGGGATCCCCTGGTCCTGATGGGGAGCTCAGATCTCATGCCACGGAACCTGAAGCGGCGGATTGAAGTCCTCTACCCAGTCCTTGATCCTGGGATCAGGGATGAGATCATCAATACGATACTCCCGGTCCATCTGCATGATACCGTGAAGACAAGGATTTTGCAGGCTGATGGATCCTATGTCAGGATCAGCAAAGAGAGCGGAGAGCGGATGCAGGCACAGGAATGGCTGATAGAAAACCGGGGAGTCTGGAACAGAAATCTCGTGAAAGAAACGGTCAGATAAATATACGACAAAGGAGCGGGGACAATGGGACTAGATAAGATCGAGAAAAGACTTCCGGAGGACATTCTGGCATCTATTGATGAAGAGGCGATACGGTCTGGCATCACCCGCCAGGAGGCTGTTTCCAAGCTGATTCATAACGTTACGGCACAACGAAACGGGAATGAGACAGAACATCTGAAACAGGAAGTCAAGTCTCTTTCAAAGATACTTGCCATGAAAGATGATGAGATTATGTACCTGAGGTCTGAACTGACTGCGGTGCATAAAGGCCTTTCAAAAATGGCAGATTCACTTGCATCAGGAAATACCACCATTACTGATATTGAGCATCTCTTCCATCCGGTACAGGAGAGGGTTGATGAACTCTCTGGGAACTATGACAACTTAAAACAGGCATGTGAATCTGCCAGACACGTACCATATGAACAGCACATTCCTCTCATTATTATCGGAACCCTCGCCGGGCTGCTTGTCCTGTACCTGATTATTATGAAGATATGAGACAGGAACTGACAAGTACCACAGATTTATCAGCACATACTGACAAGTGAGAGGTATAGATTGACGATGACCATCAGGGCCGGATTTCTTACCGGACTATGCAAATATCCACGTTGAATATTGAATCATATGATACCAAAAATTCTGCCTCATTCCAAGGGTTCACTGAAAAGGAACCTCATGATTCTGTTCATCGGTATCATTTTCATCTCCCTGATCTCGGTCACCGGATATTATTATATCGAGACATCAAAGCAGATTGATGAACGGTTCAGGCAGAACCTTATTCAGACAGAACTGGGATTGAAGAGTGCATCTGATCGTATAACCAAAGGGCAGATGCTCTGGGAGGCAACATATAAAAAACCTCTTCTTGCCGTCACAAACCTGGTCCTCAAGGAGTATGAGCGGTCATCCCGAACTCCTTCAGAGATGAATTTTGATGATATCATAACCCGCATCGATCCGGCATATAAGGACCGGATTGATATCATGCTGATCAATACCTCAGGGGTCGCAGAGTATTCTACCAATAAAAAAGACTTATACCTTGATTTCAGTAAGTGGGGGCCGTTTTTTCAGACCATTACCGACATGCGGATGAATGATACGTTCCGGCTTGACCGGGCGGTCCGTGGGTTTGATTCAGATAATCCCTGGAGAATATTTGGATACCAGCCGACTCCCGACCACCAGTACCTGATCCAGACCACCTACAGGATTTATGATGATTATACAAAAGAGCGGAGTGAACTCTCTTTACATGCTCTGGTTACCCAGGTATTAAACCAGCATCCCTGGGTTCTGGCTTTGGATCTTATCGGGAGCACCGGTATGATCACAAGTCAGCTGGATGAAAATCCGGTTCAGGCTGATCCGCACGATGCGGAGATTGCACAGGATGTATATACCACCCATGAAACCCGGGACTTTCCTGATGAGAGAAATCAGACACTTACCAGGTTCTTTTTTATTGAGAGTGGTGATAATGTAAGTCCTGCTTCTGCGTATATTGATCATGTCGCAAAGATAGTCTATTCCACACAGCACTACGAGCAGGAGAAAGGATCTCTGCTTACACTGGCAATATCTCTGATTTTAATTGCTATCATCCTCGCCTTTGCCCTTGCATACCTCCTGTCGAGGTATATCTTTTCACCGGTTGACACATTGCTTGCAGACCTTGACGAAATTTCCAGAGGAAACCTGAATCATCAGATAAGACCGTCGCGGCACCTTGAGATAAACAGGATTAATGATGCGGTATCCAGGATGGTTGAATCCATACGGGGCAGTATCAGATCGCTTGAAATCTCTGAAAAAAGATATTCCACCCTGTTTTCAAATGCGTCAGATGCCATCATACTCTGGAATGGGGAGAGAGTTATCCATGCAAATCCTGCTGCATTCACCTTATTTGGATGGGATGAAAATATCAGAGAAAGGGCCGGGTCTACACCAAATGAGATAATAAGATGCATCTTACAGAGAAAAAATCCTGAAGAAGACGAATGGAACATGAATACAGATATCTCCGGCAAAGGGGCCTGTACCCTCAATATCAGGCTGGTCAGGTTAGTCCTCGAGGATCTTCCCATGGATCTCATTCAAATCCGTGATATTACCAGGGAGACCCGGATGCATGAGGAGATCCACCGGCTCGCAGACATTGTGAAAAACACACAGGCTGGGATCATGGCCGGACCAGTACATGCCCCTGATATTGTAAATAAAGCATATGCCCGTATTCATGGATGTACCCCGGAGGAAGCGATAGAGGGAGGATTTTTCGGATTTATTCATCCAGATTACAAGGAGGATATTCCGGTCTGGATACGGATTGCAACCGAACGAGGGCATATGACCGGAGAGGCGATACGGGTTCGAAAGGATGGATCCGAATTCCCTGCATTACATGATCTGACCATCGTGACAGATGCCCATCATGAGCCCTATCTTATTTTAAATGTCCAGGACATCTCTGATCAGATCAAGGTATGGAATCTCACTCTTGAGAAGGAAGCACTCTCCGATTCATTAAATCTCCTGTCCGGTATCCTTGACAGTCTGCCGGATCCCACCTTTGTGATCGATATCTCCGGACATGTCCTTGCATGGAACAAGGCTATGACGGTCATCTCAGGAAGATCAGAAGAAGAGATCAGAGCAGGGAAGATGTCACATGCACAGGCAGTATATGGTGAAGACCGGCCCATGCTTATTGATAAGATAATCCGACCTGACCTTGATATTTCACGGTATTACACCAATGTCAATGAAGAGAATGGCATTTACTCTGCTGAAGTCATCAATCATGACCGGGAAGGAAAAATACGATATAAATGGGCGATAGCCGGACCGCTCTATGATTCCAAAGGCTCAATGATTGGAGCCATTGAAACCATCAGAGATATCACAGAATTAAAAGAGGCCATGAAAAAGGAATCTGAGCTGGCAAATAAACTGATGCTGCTCTCTTCCCTGACCAGGCATGATATCAGGAATAAGGTGACGGTTATTGACGGATTCCGGTTCTTTGCAGAGAGTGAGACAGATAATCCGAAGATAAAAGAGATACTTGCCCATCAGAAGAACGCCATTCAGGATATTGGAAAACTGATCGACTTTAGTAAAGCATACCAGGAGATCGGCATTCACGAGCCGGTCTGGCATAATGTTCGTGAATTATTTGAACGGGCCGTTCGGCAGGTGTCAATTGACCTGAAGGTCGTGTGTGACATTCCATCCCTTGAAGTCTACGCGGATGCCCTCATCTACCAGGTGTTTTATAATCTGGCAGAGAATTCACTCCGCCACGGGGATCATGTCACGACTATCAGATTGTATGTAGATCTGTCTGGGGAATCGCCCCTGTTAATATATGAAGATGACGGACAGGGAATTGTGGATACGCAAAAAGAACAGATATTTCTACGAGGCTATGGGAAAAATACCGGTCTTGGTCTGTTTCTTATCAGGGAGATCCTGGCAATCACCGGAATCACCATTGTTGAACATGGTATCTATGGTCAGGGAGTCAGATTTGAGATGAAAATACCTCCCGATCACTTCAGATTCACTGACCAGATGGAGCAAAATTTATAACCTGAACCATGGCCGATCATCTGTCAGAATTTGCCCGACAAACGAGTTCACTGACAGGAAAAAGAATCCACTATGATGAAGGATACCAATTCTGAACCCGGCAATACTGCCCCATCAGAGGATTTGCAAAAAACACTGGACCTGGTGAACAGACGGCTTGAAGCAGTATACATACGGTGGGAGGCGCTCTTCAAATCTCTCCCAGACCCGGTTATCATCGGGGACGATGAAGGAATACTCGTTTGTAATCCCCGGTTTGAAGAACTCACCGGGCTTACATCAGAAAAGATCGTGGGACTTCCCATTCCCCGGCTTCCCATATGTACTGCAGATAAGGAGGATTGTAAAAACCTGATAGAACACTGGAATCATCCAACACCTGGAGGGGAGAGGTTCATTTTCCGGTTCTTTAATCCGGCCGGAAAGCGGATCGCTCTTGATATGCAGATCAGGTTTATTGAAATGGAGCAATCCATGCTCAGGTTCTGCATCGGACGCGACATAACCCGTGAACTCGAACTCCTTTCAGAGCAGGAACGTGCAGTTGCACAGATAGATAAGAATATGGCTCAACTTGCCGCGTTAAATGATGAGATTAAAAATCCGCTCACGTTGATCTCCATGAGTGCCGGACTTGTGGATGGACCTCACCAGGAGCAGGTCCTCAGAGGAGTGCGGATGATAACGTCAATTGTTGACCGGCTTGATCAGGGATTTACCGAGTCTGAAAAGGTCAGGAAATTCTTAAAGCGAACCATTGACGGGTTTATGGAGGATCATAACCACCTATAACCTGATTGCGCCCGGAAGGTTTTATCACCCCTTCTTTTCCACTGGAGAATGGAACCAGAACGGTTCGATCATCTATTCCTTACTTTTTTAACTTTTCATTATTCTGTCTTTTTGGAAGCATGACCGTAAACGTGGCACCTTTTCCTGTGCCCGGGCTATCGACAGAGATGGTCCCACCATGAAGATCGACTATCTTCCTGACTATCGAAAGACCAAGCCCTTTCGATTCCGGATCATGCCGGGAGGCGTCGGATATAAAAAACTCATCCCAGATTCTATGGATATCATCAGGATGAATGCCAATACCCGTGTCTTGAATGGAGATCTCATGCCCGGTTGGCGTTTCATGATAGCGAATGGTGACCGTTCCTTTAAAGGCATTAAATTTTACAGCATTGTTTATAAGATTCCGAAAGAGCTGGTGTGAATACACCCTGGACAGATGAAGGGAGA from Methanospirillum hungatei JF-1 includes the following:
- a CDS encoding PAS domain S-box protein, with protein sequence MILFIGIIFISLISVTGYYYIETSKQIDERFRQNLIQTELGLKSASDRITKGQMLWEATYKKPLLAVTNLVLKEYERSSRTPSEMNFDDIITRIDPAYKDRIDIMLINTSGVAEYSTNKKDLYLDFSKWGPFFQTITDMRMNDTFRLDRAVRGFDSDNPWRIFGYQPTPDHQYLIQTTYRIYDDYTKERSELSLHALVTQVLNQHPWVLALDLIGSTGMITSQLDENPVQADPHDAEIAQDVYTTHETRDFPDERNQTLTRFFFIESGDNVSPASAYIDHVAKIVYSTQHYEQEKGSLLTLAISLILIAIILAFALAYLLSRYIFSPVDTLLADLDEISRGNLNHQIRPSRHLEINRINDAVSRMVESIRGSIRSLEISEKRYSTLFSNASDAIILWNGERVIHANPAAFTLFGWDENIRERAGSTPNEIIRCILQRKNPEEDEWNMNTDISGKGACTLNIRLVRLVLEDLPMDLIQIRDITRETRMHEEIHRLADIVKNTQAGIMAGPVHAPDIVNKAYARIHGCTPEEAIEGGFFGFIHPDYKEDIPVWIRIATERGHMTGEAIRVRKDGSEFPALHDLTIVTDAHHEPYLILNVQDISDQIKVWNLTLEKEALSDSLNLLSGILDSLPDPTFVIDISGHVLAWNKAMTVISGRSEEEIRAGKMSHAQAVYGEDRPMLIDKIIRPDLDISRYYTNVNEENGIYSAEVINHDREGKIRYKWAIAGPLYDSKGSMIGAIETIRDITELKEAMKKESELANKLMLLSSLTRHDIRNKVTVIDGFRFFAESETDNPKIKEILAHQKNAIQDIGKLIDFSKAYQEIGIHEPVWHNVRELFERAVRQVSIDLKVVCDIPSLEVYADALIYQVFYNLAENSLRHGDHVTTIRLYVDLSGESPLLIYEDDGQGIVDTQKEQIFLRGYGKNTGLGLFLIREILAITGITIVEHGIYGQGVRFEMKIPPDHFRFTDQMEQNL
- the ppk1 gene encoding polyphosphate kinase 1 — its product is MDQSQEPEDYYPDRACSLLSDPALYINRELSWIRFNQHVLDEAKDPTHPLLERIKFLAIFANNLDEFFMVRVSGLHHQLAEGVLKLPPDGLTTMEQLERINNDLVPLLKEQTRVWSEEIIPALQKAGIIIHSRLTLDGTKRKQLRRFFFREIFPVLTPLAFDKSHPFPFISNLALNLAIILKRPGSQEELFARIKIPNTLFPRLIELPADPDGKDISGRQEFIFLEDLIADNLDLLFPGMEIVAAYPFRVTRDADIEIEEDEADDLLSAVEQSISKRWIGTPVRIEIAEDMMPAIVDMMGAKLAKYPHMFYRVRGPVGLADLFCMMNIDRPDLKDTPYAPSVPDRLERDPDIFHAIKQRDIILFHPYESFQPVIKFLEAAAHDPDVLAIKMTLYRTGTNSPIVQALLDAREHGKAVSVLVELKARFDEENNIGWARALERAGAHVVFGIMGLKVHAKLCLVVRKEKSGIVRYVHMSSGNYNAVTAKIYTDIGLFTTNEEIASDVSHLFNVLTGYSQFSAYHHLLVAPGGIKKGITRLIEQEIERQKEHGDGRIIFKLNALQDAGIIRTLYRASQEGVKIHLQVRGICCLRPGIEGISDNITVTTIVGRFLEHTRIYYFHNGGDPLVLMGSSDLMPRNLKRRIEVLYPVLDPGIRDEIINTILPVHLHDTVKTRILQADGSYVRISKESGERMQAQEWLIENRGVWNRNLVKETVR
- a CDS encoding PAS domain S-box protein — its product is MMKDTNSEPGNTAPSEDLQKTLDLVNRRLEAVYIRWEALFKSLPDPVIIGDDEGILVCNPRFEELTGLTSEKIVGLPIPRLPICTADKEDCKNLIEHWNHPTPGGERFIFRFFNPAGKRIALDMQIRFIEMEQSMLRFCIGRDITRELELLSEQERAVAQIDKNMAQLAALNDEIKNPLTLISMSAGLVDGPHQEQVLRGVRMITSIVDRLDQGFTESEKVRKFLKRTIDGFMEDHNHL